A single window of Pseudomonas benzenivorans DNA harbors:
- a CDS encoding response regulator, whose product MAQILVVDDSAAIRNEVTAFLKSHNFSVETAVDGKDGLTKLKGNRDIKLIISDVNMPNMDGLTMAEKVRGELGNQSVNIIMLTTENDPNMKSRGKAAGVKGWIVKPFNGANAIGAIQKLVAG is encoded by the coding sequence ATGGCACAGATTCTCGTAGTCGACGACAGCGCGGCCATTCGCAACGAAGTCACCGCGTTTCTCAAGTCCCACAACTTCAGCGTGGAAACCGCCGTCGATGGCAAGGACGGCCTGACCAAGCTCAAGGGCAACCGCGACATCAAGCTGATCATCTCGGACGTCAACATGCCCAACATGGATGGCCTGACCATGGCCGAAAAGGTCCGCGGGGAGCTGGGCAACCAGAGCGTCAACATCATCATGCTGACCACCGAGAACGACCCCAACATGAAGAGCCGCGGCAAGGCGGCCGGGGTCAAGGGCTGGATCGTCAAGCCCTTCAACGGCGCCAATGCCATCGGTGCCATCCAGAAGCTGGTCGCCGGTTGA
- a CDS encoding HIT family protein, with protein sequence MSLYGDYDPQNIFAQIIRGEAPCYKLYEDDEVLAFLDLFPQSPGHSLVIPKRAAARNLLEIDPDSLGPLMRATQRLAKVLVEELQPDGVQVAQFNGAPAGQTVFHLHMHVIPRFAGQGLGIHAANKADPAELEALQARLVKRLAS encoded by the coding sequence ATGAGCCTGTATGGCGACTACGACCCGCAGAACATCTTCGCCCAGATCATTCGCGGCGAGGCCCCTTGCTACAAGCTGTACGAGGACGACGAGGTGCTCGCCTTTCTCGACCTGTTCCCGCAGTCGCCCGGCCATAGCCTGGTGATTCCCAAGCGCGCGGCGGCGCGTAACCTGCTGGAGATCGACCCGGACAGCCTGGGCCCGCTGATGCGCGCGACCCAGCGGCTGGCCAAGGTCCTGGTGGAGGAATTGCAACCGGACGGGGTGCAGGTGGCGCAGTTCAATGGCGCGCCGGCCGGGCAGACGGTGTTCCACCTGCACATGCACGTGATTCCGCGCTTCGCCGGCCAGGGCCTGGGAATCCACGCCGCCAACAAGGCCGATCCGGCCGAGCTGGAGGCGCTGCAGGCGCGGTTGGTCAAGCGCCTGGCCAGCTGA
- a CDS encoding GAF domain-containing protein, whose translation MPKLKLSFNHKVALGFAIILALLMISGGMSLWNLNDISGSNQRVQEQAVPVVTEVNKVQIQLLKLANLSALGFNALSEADIRPYRDDFDKGAAAFAEDYKRLESLAQDDPQMTAVVADIKHNFATYNEAVRQMFDAKLAVLVAKQAVEQQVGVVMERSDDVGFSFMDIVNARAPSKAMEKDLALAQGFANQADALMAGVAKAAQELQSSSDLERLDSAQEDFEFIINGAMFWFDKVVPVYQPMDTEGYIDATYQHVEALRQQLKTQPNLIDHKREELTQAQTAWEQLSNSKAAVQKAVAGLDQVLVAADAQFNRLQGELADSVSFGFKSTLAMLIILLVLASQNFNSMRLAIRKKMIDLAKLNRIGGTLATARDQDTALDLVLHAMSEKIGIERGSVYLFNKDNELEAKAFLPPKQMDGAPAAITFTLGEGVIGRTAASKRVIFVPDTSRDSTYVAGEQEKAKALLCVPLLDKDILIGVMNVSGAVDKVNFADSDYEFVASVARSLVTTIKNIRMVEVIEEHNRTLEKKVEERTAALKQKNEDIANMFSNMHQGLFTIVDNGLIHPEYAAYLETIFETKEIANRNFVDFMLKRSTLNAEMIDGISTAVASIVGEDAMMYEFNSHLLIGELTLEFPGRPHKLIELDWDPIVDDQDVVTKLMVTVRDVTALKALQAEAEGQKQELMIIGEILAVDAEKFSAFIDGSSNLVGQCRTIIEQTERKDPGKLAELFRNIHTVKGNARTYGLKHITDTVHQVENTFDQLRKDEEKLWQPAELLEELAYAERALQFYRGIFKDKLGRDQLASGASLIDSAQLSQLLTNLATLCNAELPDSARRVVKATYQSLLALESAPLERVIADVLDSVASLADELDKPAPAILIPDHEVLIRKEAHSMIGNIFMHVLRNAIDHGIEGADERRAKGKGEQGCIRIEAIEDGGAITYAVRDDGRGVALTRIFAKAVEQGLYPADAPRPSATEVANLIFASGFSTADKVTEVSGRGVGMDAVRDFLESAGGSIEVRLDAGDEHADYRAFTTLIRLPAEWCTLQERFDLAS comes from the coding sequence ATGCCCAAACTCAAACTCAGCTTCAACCACAAGGTCGCCTTAGGCTTTGCCATCATCCTGGCGTTGTTGATGATCTCGGGGGGCATGTCCCTGTGGAATCTCAACGACATCAGCGGCTCCAACCAGCGCGTCCAGGAACAGGCGGTGCCGGTGGTGACGGAAGTCAACAAGGTGCAGATCCAGCTGCTCAAGCTGGCCAACCTCAGCGCCCTGGGCTTCAACGCGCTCAGCGAGGCCGACATCCGCCCGTACCGCGACGACTTCGACAAGGGCGCCGCCGCCTTCGCCGAGGACTACAAGCGCCTGGAGTCCCTGGCCCAGGATGACCCGCAGATGACCGCCGTGGTGGCCGACATCAAGCACAACTTCGCCACCTACAACGAGGCCGTGCGGCAGATGTTCGACGCCAAGCTGGCCGTGCTGGTCGCCAAGCAGGCGGTGGAACAACAGGTGGGCGTGGTGATGGAGCGGTCGGACGACGTCGGCTTCTCCTTCATGGACATCGTCAACGCCCGCGCCCCGAGCAAGGCCATGGAGAAGGACCTGGCCCTGGCCCAGGGCTTCGCCAACCAGGCCGACGCGCTGATGGCAGGGGTGGCCAAGGCCGCCCAGGAGCTGCAGAGCAGCAGTGACCTGGAGCGCCTGGACAGCGCCCAGGAGGATTTCGAGTTCATCATCAACGGCGCGATGTTCTGGTTCGACAAGGTGGTGCCGGTGTACCAACCGATGGACACCGAGGGCTATATCGACGCCACCTACCAGCACGTCGAAGCCCTGCGCCAGCAGCTCAAGACCCAGCCCAACCTGATCGACCACAAGCGCGAGGAGCTGACCCAGGCGCAGACCGCCTGGGAGCAACTCAGCAATTCCAAGGCCGCGGTGCAGAAGGCGGTGGCCGGCCTCGACCAGGTGCTGGTGGCCGCCGACGCCCAGTTCAACCGGCTGCAAGGCGAACTGGCCGACAGCGTCAGCTTCGGCTTCAAGAGCACCCTGGCGATGCTGATCATCCTGCTGGTGCTGGCCTCGCAGAACTTCAACTCCATGCGCCTGGCGATCCGCAAGAAGATGATCGACCTGGCCAAGCTCAACCGCATCGGCGGCACCCTGGCCACCGCCCGGGACCAGGACACGGCCCTGGACCTGGTGCTGCACGCCATGAGCGAGAAGATCGGCATCGAACGCGGTTCGGTCTACCTGTTCAACAAGGACAACGAACTGGAGGCCAAGGCCTTCCTGCCGCCCAAGCAGATGGACGGGGCGCCGGCCGCCATCACCTTCACCCTGGGCGAAGGCGTGATCGGCCGTACCGCCGCCTCGAAACGGGTGATCTTCGTGCCCGACACCAGCCGCGACAGCACCTACGTCGCCGGCGAGCAGGAAAAGGCCAAGGCCCTGCTCTGCGTGCCGCTGCTGGACAAGGACATCCTGATCGGCGTGATGAACGTCTCCGGTGCGGTCGACAAGGTCAACTTCGCCGACAGCGACTACGAGTTCGTCGCCTCCGTGGCGCGCTCGCTGGTCACCACCATCAAGAACATCCGCATGGTCGAGGTGATCGAGGAGCACAACCGCACCCTGGAGAAGAAGGTCGAGGAGCGCACCGCGGCGCTGAAGCAGAAGAACGAGGACATCGCCAACATGTTCTCCAACATGCACCAGGGCCTGTTCACCATCGTCGACAACGGCCTGATCCACCCGGAATACGCGGCCTACCTGGAGACCATCTTCGAGACCAAGGAGATCGCCAACCGCAACTTCGTCGACTTCATGCTCAAGCGCTCGACCCTGAACGCCGAGATGATCGACGGCATCTCCACCGCAGTGGCGTCCATCGTCGGCGAAGACGCGATGATGTACGAGTTCAACTCGCACCTGCTGATCGGCGAGCTGACCCTGGAGTTCCCGGGCCGGCCGCACAAGCTGATCGAGCTGGACTGGGACCCGATCGTCGATGACCAGGATGTGGTCACCAAGCTGATGGTCACGGTGCGCGACGTCACCGCGCTGAAGGCCCTGCAGGCCGAAGCCGAGGGGCAGAAGCAGGAGCTGATGATCATCGGCGAGATTCTCGCGGTCGACGCCGAGAAGTTCAGTGCCTTCATCGACGGCTCCTCGAACCTGGTCGGCCAGTGCCGCACCATCATCGAGCAGACCGAGCGCAAGGACCCGGGCAAGCTGGCCGAGCTGTTCCGCAACATCCACACGGTCAAGGGCAACGCGCGCACCTACGGCCTCAAGCACATCACCGATACCGTGCACCAGGTCGAGAACACCTTCGACCAGCTGCGCAAGGACGAGGAGAAGCTCTGGCAACCCGCCGAGCTGCTCGAAGAGCTGGCCTACGCCGAACGGGCCCTGCAGTTCTACCGCGGCATCTTCAAGGACAAGCTGGGCCGCGACCAACTCGCCAGCGGCGCCAGCCTGATCGACAGCGCGCAACTGAGTCAGCTGCTCACCAACCTGGCGACACTGTGCAATGCCGAGCTGCCCGACAGTGCCCGCCGCGTGGTCAAGGCCACCTATCAGAGCCTGCTCGCCCTCGAGTCGGCTCCGCTGGAGCGGGTGATCGCCGATGTTCTCGATTCGGTGGCGTCACTGGCCGATGAGCTGGACAAGCCGGCCCCGGCGATCCTGATCCCCGATCACGAGGTGCTGATCCGCAAGGAGGCCCACAGCATGATCGGCAACATCTTCATGCACGTGCTGCGCAACGCCATCGACCACGGCATCGAGGGCGCCGACGAGCGCCGGGCGAAGGGCAAGGGCGAACAGGGCTGCATCCGCATCGAGGCGATCGAAGACGGTGGCGCCATCACCTATGCCGTGCGCGATGACGGCCGCGGCGTGGCCCTGACCAGGATATTCGCCAAGGCCGTCGAGCAGGGCCTGTACCCGGCCGATGCGCCGCGGCCGAGCGCTACGGAAGTCGCCAACCTGATCTTCGCCTCCGGCTTCTCCACCGCCGATAAAGTCACCGAAGTGTCGGGGCGCGGGGTGGGCATGGATGCCGTGCGCGACTTCCTCGAGTCAGCGGGCGGCAGCATCGAGGTGCGCCTCGATGCGGGCGATGAGCACGCCGACTACCGCGCCTTCACCACCCTGATCCGCCTGCCGGCCGAGTGGTGCACCCTGCAAGAGCGGTTCGACCTGGCCAGTTGA